A part of Cottoperca gobio chromosome 4, fCotGob3.1, whole genome shotgun sequence genomic DNA contains:
- the cist1 gene encoding putative LOC729966 homolog: MPAAMHLTVLVSLLAVTVSKDATTSSTTKQVTEIITNAAHHISLATKNNTSIVKDITTPQELTTTTDRITTTVPSKNVSSSPLPASTQTASTREETHSSVSSQITTTYQTSNETVSHGSTLPQASESPNTTATTTANTTSPGLLPEWDKGDLSENPGLVAILCIFCIIIALLLVVVTVKCIRSPRSNFERLEDVPMNKVNEGSPFAQYSK, encoded by the exons ATGCCTGCAGCGATGCACCTCACTGTGCTGGTGTCCCTGCTTGCAGTGACTGTTTCTAAAG ACGCCACAACTTCCTCCACAACCAAACAGGTAACAGAGATAATCACAAATGCTGCACACCACATCAGTTTGGCTACAAAGAACAATACTAGCATTGTGAAAGACATCACCACACCACAAGagctaacaacaacaactgacCGGATTACCACTACAGTCCCTTCAAAAAATGTGTCATCATCACCACTGCCGGCTTCCACACAGACGGCGAGCACGAGAGAGGAAACACATTCCAGTGTCTCTTCTCAGATTACAACGACCTACCAGACGTCCAACGAGACAGTTTCCCACGGATCGACACTCCCACAAGCATCAGAATCACCAAACACCACTGCAACCACCACTGCAAACACAACCAGTCCAG gTCTTTTACCTGAATGGGATAAAGGTGACTTGTCAGAAAATCCCGGCCTTGTGGCCATCCTTTGCATCTTCTGTATCATCATCGCCCTTCTGCTGGTGGTTGTCACTGTGAAATGTATCCGATCACCGAGGTCCAACTTTGAGAGGCTTGAAGACGTTCCCATG